The Fusarium falciforme chromosome 4, complete sequence genomic interval tcctcgagctaataaatagatataatatttatagggATAAAGGCATTATCTCTATGcctaaaaaaaagaaaataaaaattaaccTAATAGATAGTTAGTAAAACTAGAAAAGAACTATTAAAGCCTACttaatagggattaaagactaataatttttagataaagtctataaaaaactatatgctgctagaaagatatattacttagatgagctaatactaattatatgccttatatttattatctagaggactataaataataagaagaagggcaaagttataattaacctGCGacccttaaataatattatagtctttaatatatatcctttattagattaaaaagatattataataaatataaaaagaaagaaatactttttaatatttaataatataaggtttttttattagctatttatttataatatatattataattaaataataattatatctaactatAGCTTAGAAATCTCTAATATAGCcctaataagatttaaaaaCTCTTTTACCTTTAGTTAGtaatttatagataatatgttcttagaatattatatatttatatatatttatattaataatatagttattttttttaatacctttaagaaatatcttaagtatttaaaggtaatattaaagctacttaataaaacctaactaaagattactattaataaatcctttataaggtataatataataaagctacttagatatataattaatagtaatagtctctataagatataaaattaacttaatgcttttattaaaataatatatttaattaaccttattgctcttaaaacttatattaaaatagctagatacttataaaaagggatattatagtataatatataaatatgccctctccttaaatataaaatatagcttttataagacGCTAAAGCTACTTTTAAATTACTAGCtagaatattaaaactaattaagagGCTAAAGGCCTTAGCGGTAGcctttatacctataaaagaaaagagaaataccTTTAGCGAGATATAATagtttcttattaaataatttatattatagtattataaccctaagaagctattattttttaaaattaatacctataagaatagatttaagctttatattttttagattaaaagagaataaaataaagaagtaATCCCTaggaaagatatattaagtaaaaaattaaagcctattaGCTTTTTCTCTTGCTTAACCTTAGAGGTAGAAGCTAGATATAGAtctataaaaactaaaatcGCTATATTAGCCTAGGCGATTTAgaagataaaaaagttaatataatctagctaatacttagttaatattattataaattatatagtaattaagggtattattatttataccttattaaaaataataaactttaataaagctaactTAAAACTAGTTAAAGCTactaattacttatcttagtttaacCTATagatcttttatatattaggcgcacttaatattatcttagatatacttttaagattattaattaaagactacttaatataaagagtaGCTAAaagtagctttaataaactaaactttataatagcgctaataaaaataaggttaatataaattagatttacCCCTAAGTTTtactaatagattataaaagggtataataaagatataaagctAGGCCGCATATAGGACTATATTAGGGATATCTAGAGCCTAGGGCATTAGaactaataactaaagatagTCCTTTTCTAACTATAGGAGCTCTTAggagatttattatattatataagatataaagggaaataaaggctatatatcCTATAGCcgcttattaaacctatccttaagctaatttataataataagtattattttagaattaattatataatataggaATTAAACcctatttatttttattaaatattaaaaataatttatagctatattacttattacctagtatattataagaatttaataagtagAAGGCTAACCTAGGGggagctataattaattataataatattatagcttttttatataattacccttaattttattataaacttactaaaagtagctataactaagataatttaggctattattagctataataagcttaattacttagcccttattaattatatatttttaaaaaaaataatattattagtagggtatatattatatatagtaaaagaCTAGGTGATTATACTTATCTaaatgctattattattagattaaagtatcttagtataaattattagtaaCTAAGATCTAAAATTTATATCCTAGATCTAGAGagctatttttagttttCTAAGAAttgatttctttatattaatagtatattatttataaactaataggattttagaaaaaaaaaactaaataattaaaatagcaattaaatactatataataatagatctagatatattatagctaatattactactattattataatataaccttaataatatagtattaaatataattaggagggcactaaataacttaatttatagcttttatccttaaggacttattaaccTTATGGCTAGCTTTAGAAttaaggaagaagagattaatatataagtactagaagtattatataagatttattataaggaggtagaattccttattaatactttagtattacttactaaaatttaatataatataaagcataaggaaattaatattaaagaaggtaatactatttatctataactatataagggatattacTTGCCTAGgaagctaaaaaagaaatagtctcttataagagctataccctataaggttatatataaaattagataGTAAGCCTTTAAGCTTAACTTCTtagaatattaaaaagtttatctagttattttagtcgcttatttataaaaactagcCTAAGgatataacccttattaatatattatttccctactagctcttattataattaataataataaggttataaactactaagaggtaaaaaggattatataataataaatttaatagagaaataagagGCTATTTTAGGATTTATTAGTTAGATAGATAGGctttactataaaaaataataattagattactaaacttaaattataaaatattataagaagccTAGTTAAAgcataaaataaggtaaatcTAGTAGACTAAGagaataaatttaagaaaaagaaaaaaaatatatttaaatcctttaatttaaagaaagaataataagtaaactatattaaatataataataaaagagatagcataagactataaaccttagatattttttctttatttataacctttttatttctaattatatttttttttatactaattttaatagttaatattactttataaagataagattaaggtagaacttttattaaaagcagatatataagatctagcgcttatataagaagaataaaccctaaatatataatataataagtaagtaaactTAGCGCTAGagataagtaaaaataaaataaaaataattaataaatataattaaatttactgCGAtagaataaatatataaaacctattagccctatataagtttttctaatcttttatcttatattatattaataaaaccctaattatattaataaggttaaatttaattagccgctaataaacctatatacctattactaaaattaataatattaataactagctcttataaaactaattagctattactagatctaatataagctataataataactctaatgCCTAATACTAAAACTACCTACCCTAAGGGTAAAATTAATAACcctataactaatataggtagaaataatactaaataagataaagttatataagataatattaattagagtagcgctattattatagctaaatataatataactgattttagtaatatttttagtaattataataataatcctaatTAGGAgaaccttaatattactataagtaacTCTAAGTCTAACTATAAGTCtaaccttaaagaaattaaggccccttaccttattaaaaaaggcaCCTAATATATGCTTCCTAATACGCCCTAAGGCAATATTAGAGGCatatcttactaataatattagtaataaattaataagctaataaatagctatgctattaatagtaataataaggaagataaatttagctagataagaagctatattaactttagaatTAAGAGGCCTACTAAAggatctaatataaagaaggTCTAGACTAAGTAAGATACTTTTTAatgccttaatattaaattctaattaaattacctaAACTACTAGGTAGGAAAGAAGCCTAGTTTTAATTgccttaaggctaataatacttacttatactataaataatacctttatctcgagaaccttatttataaatattataataataataagcctaataataaagataagccTATTAGAACTAAGCATAAAAGAACTAAGAGAGAATctaacttagtatataaaactaagaactatatataagatattataaaggcctaCCTTATAGGCAGATATAGCTTTAGCCGgggtaataagaaataatatattaaattcttcCTTAACTAAGCtaactttatacttatttgTTTTATTAATCCCTATAGTATAACTAATAGAATTATCTTAGGATACCTTTAAACTATATACTATTCTTAGATAGCTAAGATTAAGGGATGCCTTAAAACTAGAACTAATAGTAATTAGactagaattaataataatatatttatagttattattaatactattattaagttaattattatgtTAAAGGaagttaataagctaaagataaatataattaatctctataattagctagttaaaaaggtatattaaatagatagTAAgtagaagtaaataataaaaaaagttaataagttAAGTAGCGAATctacctattattactaggaaattaatagctaagtagcttaaattattatatataaaggtataaaaaaagcaattaataactttaataagattattaatagatttaaggctaagctttaaaagattattactactaaagttaagaaataacttgTGGCTAAGTAATAGGCAATACctatttataagctaaagcTAACCCTAGTTCTAGAGGATctaactaataagtataaaactTTAGCGCTATAATACCTAGCCGCCCGCGGTAATACTAGGGCCCATAGAGGCATTACTAAGGCCTTTCCTTTTAGCTAATTACCCgctaaaactaataagaAGCGCACTACTAGACCCACTAAGCTAGCTAATAGAACTAGGGGACCTAAGGATAATAGGATTAATTAGGATTaggatttttttaataaagaataaaatagatattagaTTAGCCTTAGAGATTAGGAGGGGAGAATAAAAGAGTTAGGAAATTAGGCGTTTATAGAAAAGggataaaaagaattatagaGTTTAAGGAACActtagaatattattatagaatatattattactagatCTAAGAGGGAAGGATAAGGAGAGTAAGGACTTAGAGTCTACTAAGAtaatagagcttttaaggcccctagtaattattatataatctagctataagGGTACCCTACGTAATAAATCTagctcttaaataattaaatctagtagctattaaatagaattaataacttagactttagattacctttatatacctcttttatattatatcttatatttcttttaataagatagctaCTAGAGTTAGCTATTTACCCTCTGCTTTTAGTAGTACTTTAACCccttgccagagccaagggatctataatacttaggttttttttagttaCTCCCTCATTTATCCTACCTAGCTATAGGCTACTCCGGTGTCTGGTTTTTATTTATGCTTGTCTTTATCTCTTCTTACTAGTATGTCATATCTGCTTCGCGATATCGCGATGagtttagttatttaaatcATAGTTTAGGGTTTCTTATCTTCctaatagacttattatattatatttatatatttcttaccttctaggagagattattattagtttagctaataatatccctttttaatatctcgctatttcttataataaacctttttaatatagtttattttataataatattagcattTTAGGCCATAGTAATCCTATTTgcccttttatatagctctaagtattataaggccagctttaatactataagaggtattattacttcttttcttaccttagtTAGTATTAAACCATAGGTtactagctttattattattaaacttagagttttataatttcttctataagaactactaattattaatcttaattaccttactaatataattaataaggttattaggttaattttctttataaagttttacttagacctttttcttaagtctattaaagaaaaataatattaagggttcTTAGtcctaattaagctttaaggcaaGTTAGAGGTACTTTATACTATActctaaggctaagtaggtttatctaagtgccttaatctttcttttagcttatacctttttattaaatattttaaatacttactAGAGCatagccttaaaggtcttaaagtTAGAGTAGAGGTTAGTAGTCCTAggtaagagtttaataaatagggtaataagatatttctttataataggtttaaactaggcTATAGCATGCTTAGTAAGTCGCCCTGCGGCATACTAGACCTTACTAGATGCTAGGTTAAACTATATtagatagtatattataaaggcgcatagctatataaggaaCATAGGTAGCTTATATGCGGTCCTATTAAACTTCTCTAAGGGGTCTAActttaggatttctcttatatctttgccccttataataataattactatattattaacttcctagatattatttatatactaggcGTTTTATATTCGCTATATCTCGCCTATTCTCTTAATTAGGTCGCATATGCTATCCATTTCGGCGCTTATAGCGGTAATCTAAGCCCGAAGTTATTTAACTTcgttattattagagctatctaCGTCGTTTATATCTTCGTCTTAGTTAGCTAGGGCCAGTgcggtaggtaggtagttagTAAGTGAGACCTACTAGTGATTATTTACGGGagttacctaggtagctagTATATttgatattatttaaggtaacaTAAGTaatctatttaataagagctattaatatatgacgattatatatattcctaagggataaactggttatgctgggtttatattagtagatagagTAGTTGCGCTATGCTTGAATAATaggggggtattatatctagtaatatacttaagggtattaaatataaccaagttatattaatagctaaggtaattactatataagaaagtataataagtatgttttatatatttcgtGCGATGAGGCGGATCATGATAGATTAGGACTTGCAGGGCCTGAGCCGTTATGATCCTTCTTGCTGGATCAGAGGGGATCATGGCCTACAGGGCGTGATCCGTTCTGATCCGTTCCTGATTGGTGCGATAATATGGGTCCTTCTGGTCACGTGGCCTGGAGGTTCCTTGGGCCGTGACAGGAGGCTTCAGGGGAGAGGCGTCATATTACAGCAATCTATGAATATACCTAGCTGAAGGTTACTCTGTATCTAGTGCGCTAAATCCACGCAGAGGGTTGTTATTTAACCTATGCATAAATTAGCAATTCTTAAGACAATTTGCAGCTTAGCCAAAAGCCGCCactataaataaatcctATTCTGCTATAAACAATATCCATATGCTAACCTAAAGATACTAGAGTGCCAGGAGGTCTTAGTTTAAgcttaagactttttatcgTATTTATACCCTAACTCTACCTAGCAAAGTTTCACAATAATATAGCATAACTTCATATCAGGGCGCACTCGCGGCTTTATAGGTTACCcattagctaagaaataattctaGATAATTCTAGGCCTATGGCCGCCTTCTAATTATCCAATTAGCGAGAAAGCGCCTACCAAGCTAATAGCTATCCGATTACTAATCGCTATATTGATCTCTCGCTGAGGCATTTGTACTTTTTCGGCCACATTTAGAACGTAGTATTAAGGTGCGCTTGTGACCACGAGGGTTCCAGCAGCTTCTTTAGACCCGCTATCCCTTCAACTGTGATAAGCCTCCCGCCAGGTCACTACAGGGGTGTATGACCAATTAAAATGTGAGcataaaagatatatctatGCTAACGTAAATTAGCCTGTGGTCTTTGTCCCAGCAATTCTTCTTGTTACAAAGTGCGACTTCGCATTGATAATGATTGATGACGCGTCGCGAGGTTTCTCTGATGTACTAGTCATAGGACAGAGTTATGTGGGGCGAGTTACATCCGGGAGGCTTATCACAATTGAAGGGATACTCTCCATCCATATACCGAGCCGTGATCGAAGAGCTACAGGGAAATCAGAGGATCCCAAGGCTCGTTCCGAAAGGCATTGGCGGGCCCGCAGGGACCGGTCTCCTGTTCCTAGTGAATGGACCCCCCGTACTCCCACAAGTACCTACCATAGAGAGTCGCGCGGCTGCAGACTGGTGCGCCACTCACTTGTCTACGCCACGCGCTTAGTAGCCCGAACTGCCTGGTCAAACGACGTGGATGTAAGAGTTTAGATCAGAGCGGGTCAATAGTGCCTAAACGTCATGATCTGTCACTCTAATCCTATGGCCCCTTACAATGCGATCATAGATTCATCACATAGCGTCATAGCTATCCAAGGTTATGTCACCACTGCATCCTGCATAACACCGTAGCTGGAAGGGAGGAGCATAAGAGACGTACGTGTTACGAGAAAACTGAAAACAAATTGTTTTTCATTCATCTAGAACCAATTCTTCCAACGTGCCGTCGGCCCGTCGCGACTCCGGCAAGATGACCAGAGCAACAGATACCGACAAAGATCCTCAAAACGTCGAACGAGGCCTCAGGGCCGCCATCAATAACCCACGTAGCAACTGCTTGTCCCTCACTTCTATAGGTGTCTGCTGATAGATGTAGGTGTCTCGGAGAGGGTGAAAGAGCATGATCGCGAGATCCTCGAGAAAGAATTCCAGGAAGACGTTTCTGGTTTGGGAGGCAGAGAGGCTCCCGAAGAAGGAAAGGATCCCGGTAACGTGTTAGTATTGCCCATGCGAGGGCTTTTCACATTTCTGACAATGGCAATGGCCAGTGCTCGCGGGCTGAAGGCAGCCATTCACAACCCGAATGTTTCCGAGAAGGCAAAGGAGCAAGATCGCCAACGATTGGAGAGGATGGGAGAGCAAGAGAACGAGTAGCTAGCTTCtattaggaaataattaagttGTAATTCGGAAGGCCAAGTCGTCTTGTTCAATTGCCATTCAATATGGCCGAGGCCTCGCGTGACTGAACTAGCCCAGACGACGGGTGAGATGTGCGGAGTAAAAGACCGTGCTCGCTTTACAGTTTTTCCTTGACGCGGGCTGGCGCTCAGTGTGTACCTGGACATTGTAATAGCCGAGACCAATGTCAGTACTACCACTGTCGCAATGGTTGCTTGTATTTTGATCAAATACAACAAAGCTGTCGTGCACGCGGTCGTGCCCTATCAAAAAAAATGCGTCCTGTCACAAGGCAGAGATGGAAAGAAGATGCAAGAAAACTCTATTTTCTAACTTCTTAATGAATGTTTTAGGGCcagttttttatagatacaGCTTACCGTAGCAGAGGGGGTATGTTGAGGAGGATATGATCCTTCTGATCCTACAGGATTGATCCCCCTACTCCATCTGATC includes:
- a CDS encoding Conidiation protein, with translation MTRATDTDKDPQNVERGLRAAINNPRVSERVKEHDREILEKEFQEDVSGLGGREAPEEGKDPGNVARGLKAAIHNPNVSEKAKEQDRQRLERMGEQENE